The window TTGTGTCCCGACGCTTTTCCCAACCTTGGACAGAAACGGGGGAGGCTTATGTTTTTAGGATAAAAAATGAAGAGCAGGAACGAAACAGGCGGACGCGGATACAAAAACAGAGTCCTTTCGAACGGTCAAAGACCGCTGAAAGGACTCTGTCTCGTTGACTGAAATTAAGCGCGGCGCTCTTTGATGCGGGCGCTCTTGCCGCTGAGCTTGCGCAGATAGTACAGCTTGGCGCGGCGGACGCGGCCGAGGCGCTTGACTTCGATCTGGGCGACGCTGGGGCAGTGAAGGGGGAAAATCCTCTCCACGCCGACGCCGTTGCTGATCTTGCGGACGGTGAAGCTTTCGCCGATGCCGCCGTGCTTGCGGGCGATGACGATGCCTTCGAAGGCCTGAAGACGCTCGCGGGCGCCTTCCTTGACCTTGACGGAAACACGCACGGTATCGCCGGCGCGGAAGGCGGGGATCTCGCCCTCCGGCTTCATGTATTTCTGCTCAACGAGTTTTACTCTGGGATCCATACTGCATTACCTCCCTGTTTGTCAGGTGTTTTATCTGGAACCGAAAAATCGGTCCAGCGTAGCGGAGATCAGAGCGGTGCGAGGCAGTTCTCCACCGGGAGTCTCCTGGGGCCGCATGGCGATGACGTGGCCTTGTGCCGGTGCGGCACCGAACAGAATCAGCGCGGGGCCGGACGCTTCAACCATTTGCCGTTTGGCCTCCATCCATGGGATGCCTGAAGGAGTTTCTGCGGCGATGACGAGAAGCGGGCCATGCTTTTTTCTCGCGGCCCACTCCGCCATGCGGCTGACGGAGGAGACGCACTTGATTTCGGGAACTTCGGAAAGCTGGTTGCGGAACGCGTCGAAGTCTTCGCGAGCCTGCGGCACGGCGATCACGCGCGCGAGGCCGTAGGCTTTTGCGGTTTGGGCGATCTGCGCAAGTTCAGGGGCGAGCCCCGGCGCGTTGGGATCGACTGAAAGTCCGAGGTAAACTTCGTCCTCCAGATAATCCATCACGTTGGCGCGCCCGAGCAGATCGGGACGGCGCGAGAGCGTGCGGCTGGCTGCGGCACGCCGGCGCCATTTCTCGATCAGGGCGTCGTCGCCCGACGTGAGCGCGGCGGGTACTTCCATGCCCTGCCAGACGGCGGGGCGGGTGAAGTGGGGCGTGTCGAGCATGCCGTTGTAGAACGAGTCGTCGGTGACGGAGAGCTCTTTGCCGACGACGCCGGGGACGAGGCGCGAGAGCGCGTCGATCAGCGTCATGGCGGGGATCTCGCCGCCGGTGAGGACGTAATCGCCGATGGAGTATTCCAGATCGACGTACTTCTCGACGAAGCGCTCGTCCATCCCTTCGTAATGGCCGCAGAAGATGGCCAGATGCTCCTCGCGCGCGAGCGCTTCGACGAGGTCCTGCGTCAGCACGGCGCCGACGGGCGTGGGGAAGAGGACTTTCGTCCCTTCGCCGCGGACGGAATGCAGCGCCCGCTCCAGCACTTCGGGCATGAGGGTCATGCCGCCTTTGCCGCCGAAGCTGTAATCGTCGATCTGGCGGTAATTGCCCTGCGCAAAGTCGCGCAGGTTCACGACCTCCACGTCGATCAGCCCTTTTTCCACGGCGCGGCCGACGATGCTGGTGCGCGCGAAGCTGTCGAGAAAGTCGGGAAACGCGGTGACGACGGTGACTCTCACAGCTCCCACAATCCTTCGATCAGACGGAGCGTAACGCGGCGC of the Pyramidobacter piscolens W5455 genome contains:
- the trmD gene encoding tRNA (guanosine(37)-N1)-methyltransferase TrmD; this translates as MRVTVVTAFPDFLDSFARTSIVGRAVEKGLIDVEVVNLRDFAQGNYRQIDDYSFGGKGGMTLMPEVLERALHSVRGEGTKVLFPTPVGAVLTQDLVEALAREEHLAIFCGHYEGMDERFVEKYVDLEYSIGDYVLTGGEIPAMTLIDALSRLVPGVVGKELSVTDDSFYNGMLDTPHFTRPAVWQGMEVPAALTSGDDALIEKWRRRAAASRTLSRRPDLLGRANVMDYLEDEVYLGLSVDPNAPGLAPELAQIAQTAKAYGLARVIAVPQAREDFDAFRNQLSEVPEIKCVSSVSRMAEWAARKKHGPLLVIAAETPSGIPWMEAKRQMVEASGPALILFGAAPAQGHVIAMRPQETPGGELPRTALISATLDRFFGSR
- the rplS gene encoding 50S ribosomal protein L19, translated to MDPRVKLVEQKYMKPEGEIPAFRAGDTVRVSVKVKEGARERLQAFEGIVIARKHGGIGESFTVRKISNGVGVERIFPLHCPSVAQIEVKRLGRVRRAKLYYLRKLSGKSARIKERRA